Proteins from one Leptonema illini DSM 21528 genomic window:
- a CDS encoding LA_3751/LA_3752 family putative glycosyltransferase, translating to MNRPGILRYSIFALSVIIIVFAWIGSQRQFSFNFDSQNKIYQAHSLVQNGFQSEALVYAGQDIDSEGLFDPIPHSVVLKDGRKVGAFPLAFSFLATPFILIDNQFGYGLELSALLSLLPLLGIWALLLYWRLPPLLLIMAFWGNFLWLQSFEFSEYLLATFLSFLGYTLSLHERYRQKGDFHHLLAGMIFGLAVFFRHEAIVASASVIGALLFLQLSGQKPPANQMRRARFFVAGSISVLFLWLTSNQLDYGHFLGPRFLANQATQFQGIAETLRRYMVLYFGGGLKFGLFVFMPLLLIPLFLPVLRFFQRRGEEEGRSFSERITLVATVLYLAVIPLIVPNDGAGGFGPRYLIFAVLPGFILIKNWMERRPSSKTKYLVLFFTVISIPLPVLLHQVQEQGTAQQKAVYSDYAKIRADIWIFPNQSLYYYAGLDTVRYESYIASTDAGLLDLTKRLHSARDGKSIAIVTLNEQVARSAEANLAGKDSELARATLMIIRSAQRDVALIRKRYPDAVHIQGKQADVILLAPATKRQ from the coding sequence ATGAACCGACCCGGCATCCTTCGATACAGCATCTTCGCTCTTTCCGTTATTATCATTGTCTTCGCCTGGATCGGTTCACAAAGACAGTTCAGCTTCAACTTTGACTCACAGAATAAGATCTACCAGGCGCACTCTCTTGTTCAGAACGGATTCCAATCCGAGGCGCTTGTATATGCCGGGCAGGACATCGACTCCGAAGGGCTTTTTGATCCCATCCCCCATTCGGTAGTTCTGAAGGATGGCCGGAAGGTGGGCGCCTTTCCGCTTGCCTTTTCGTTTCTTGCCACTCCGTTTATATTGATCGACAATCAGTTCGGGTATGGCCTTGAACTATCGGCTCTGCTGAGCTTGCTCCCGCTTCTCGGAATATGGGCGCTGCTTCTGTACTGGAGATTGCCTCCCCTTCTCCTGATCATGGCCTTCTGGGGGAATTTTCTCTGGCTGCAATCCTTTGAATTCTCAGAATACCTGCTTGCCACTTTTCTTTCTTTCCTCGGCTATACCCTTTCTCTGCATGAAAGATACCGGCAGAAGGGAGACTTCCATCATCTGCTTGCGGGGATGATTTTCGGGCTTGCCGTCTTCTTCAGGCATGAGGCCATCGTTGCCAGCGCCTCGGTCATCGGAGCCCTTCTGTTTCTTCAACTGAGCGGTCAGAAGCCCCCGGCCAATCAGATGAGGCGCGCTCGATTCTTTGTGGCCGGCTCAATATCGGTTCTCTTCCTCTGGCTAACCTCGAATCAGCTCGACTACGGGCATTTTCTGGGCCCTCGCTTCCTTGCAAATCAGGCCACTCAGTTTCAGGGGATTGCCGAAACTCTGCGTCGCTACATGGTGCTGTATTTCGGCGGAGGACTGAAATTCGGCCTCTTTGTCTTTATGCCGCTTCTTCTGATCCCTCTCTTCTTGCCTGTTCTACGTTTCTTCCAGAGGCGGGGCGAAGAAGAAGGTCGCTCCTTCTCTGAACGGATTACGCTCGTTGCCACGGTTCTTTATCTGGCCGTCATTCCTCTTATTGTTCCAAACGATGGTGCCGGAGGATTCGGCCCGCGTTATCTGATCTTTGCCGTTCTTCCTGGATTCATCCTGATCAAAAACTGGATGGAGCGGCGACCATCTTCGAAGACGAAGTATCTCGTTCTCTTCTTTACGGTCATTTCCATTCCCCTGCCTGTGTTACTGCATCAAGTGCAGGAGCAGGGCACCGCTCAACAGAAGGCGGTTTATTCGGATTACGCGAAAATTAGGGCCGATATCTGGATCTTTCCAAACCAGTCTCTCTATTATTACGCCGGTCTCGACACGGTGCGATATGAAAGCTATATCGCATCGACCGATGCGGGCTTACTCGATCTCACGAAACGACTGCACAGTGCGCGTGACGGGAAGAGCATCGCCATCGTTACTCTGAACGAACAGGTCGCCCGAAGCGCCGAGGCCAACCTTGCAGGAAAGGATTCGGAACTTGCACGGGCCACTCTCATGATCATTCGATCGGCGCAGCGCGATGTCGCTTTGATCCGCAAGCGTTACCCAGACGCAGTCCATATTCAGGGAAAACAGGCCGACGTTATCCTGCTCGCACCGGCGACGAAGCGCCAGTAG
- a CDS encoding MlaE family ABC transporter permease, giving the protein MNHLKKLVLVYLVDPFIGAGETLFLLLRTALVLPHLFFKRQETLTQMYLAGFKSLFVVSIVATFTGMIISLQTGLALLDFGQQDLIGQVIVVTLTREMSPFMTALILSASVGSAMAAEIGTMKVSEEIDALEVMSIDPIKYLVLPRVIGFTIMIPVLANYASTLGIVGGSLVANTQLGVEFDTYYTLVLEILKSKNGLKDIWVGNFKAYIFGLTISAISCHQGLSAKGGAIGVGIAVRQAVVQSFLFVIIFGYFLSAIFYR; this is encoded by the coding sequence ATGAATCATTTGAAAAAGCTCGTTCTTGTTTATCTGGTCGATCCTTTCATTGGAGCAGGCGAAACCCTGTTCCTCCTGCTGCGCACCGCTCTTGTGCTGCCACACCTTTTCTTCAAACGTCAGGAGACGCTGACGCAGATGTATCTCGCCGGATTCAAATCCCTGTTTGTCGTGAGTATCGTCGCCACCTTTACCGGCATGATTATCAGCCTGCAAACCGGGCTCGCTCTGCTGGACTTCGGTCAGCAGGATCTGATCGGACAGGTCATCGTCGTCACACTGACGCGTGAGATGTCTCCTTTCATGACGGCGCTCATTCTCAGCGCCTCTGTGGGCTCGGCGATGGCGGCCGAGATCGGCACCATGAAGGTTTCTGAAGAGATCGACGCCCTTGAGGTGATGTCGATTGATCCGATAAAATATCTCGTTCTTCCGCGCGTCATCGGCTTTACGATCATGATCCCCGTTCTTGCGAACTACGCCTCGACACTCGGCATCGTCGGCGGCAGTCTGGTCGCCAACACACAACTCGGAGTGGAATTCGATACGTATTATACGCTTGTTCTTGAGATCCTGAAAAGCAAGAACGGTTTGAAAGACATCTGGGTCGGCAACTTCAAGGCCTATATTTTCGGACTGACCATATCGGCCATTTCGTGTCATCAGGGACTCTCAGCAAAAGGCGGAGCGATCGGAGTCGGTATCGCCGTAAGGCAGGCGGTCGTACAGTCTTTTCTCTTTGTAATCATTTTCGGGTATTTCCTTTCGGCAATCTTTTACAGGTGA
- a CDS encoding DUF1564 family protein codes for MDEQNRVDREPYYRSRSTLLIPEEYFKRFFWRSPYVKVEHWALGAYLGMLMDDPLLDYKLRFLEKTGKWKKQYQEEGQGLVRVNFYPDDRDWGRLAAISNSTGFSRCYIFVYLMLVAMGVICLENGGTQPVCEKGHWNPVVICFISVDAVTRKLARVLQT; via the coding sequence ATGGACGAACAGAATCGCGTGGATCGGGAGCCCTATTATCGCTCCCGCTCAACGCTGCTAATTCCAGAAGAATATTTCAAGCGGTTCTTCTGGCGGAGCCCCTATGTGAAGGTGGAGCATTGGGCCCTTGGGGCCTATCTGGGCATGCTTATGGACGATCCGCTGCTGGATTATAAGCTCAGGTTCCTTGAGAAGACCGGCAAATGGAAGAAGCAGTATCAGGAAGAAGGGCAGGGGCTTGTGCGCGTGAATTTTTATCCGGACGATCGGGACTGGGGGCGGCTGGCTGCGATTTCGAATTCTACTGGTTTCTCCCGTTGTTACATCTTCGTTTACCTGATGCTCGTTGCAATGGGGGTAATCTGTCTGGAGAATGGAGGAACTCAACCAGTCTGTGAGAAGGGCCACTGGAATCCGGTTGTGATTTGTTTCATTTCTGTCGATGCAGTCACCAGAAAGCTCGCGAGAGTATTGCAAACATAG
- a CDS encoding LysM peptidoglycan-binding domain-containing protein has product MATKKSAKKSAKKAAKKTAKKAVKKSTKKAAKKTSSSTRSLEALQTSVFDSEVSNRYEDSDIYSSSMRDDNVSYASSASEEQGGESSRFRMIGIAVLAIVLIVGFYLIKGQCGKDKAPTKPAISEPAKPQQEPAKPEQAKPEQEPAKPEQAKPEQEKPASAETTYTVVAGDLLSKIAQKTGVPAADIQKANPKVQWNKIRPGDVLKIPAK; this is encoded by the coding sequence ATGGCCACCAAGAAATCCGCCAAAAAGTCAGCCAAGAAAGCTGCAAAGAAGACTGCTAAAAAGGCAGTCAAAAAGTCGACTAAAAAGGCTGCGAAGAAGACCAGCTCGTCGACCCGTAGCCTTGAGGCCCTGCAAACATCCGTATTTGACTCTGAAGTTTCAAATAGATACGAAGACAGCGACATCTACAGCTCATCGATGCGCGACGACAACGTATCCTATGCATCTTCTGCATCGGAAGAGCAGGGTGGAGAATCTTCTCGCTTCCGCATGATCGGCATTGCCGTCCTTGCCATCGTTCTGATCGTCGGGTTCTACCTGATCAAGGGACAGTGTGGTAAAGATAAGGCTCCGACGAAGCCGGCTATCAGCGAGCCTGCAAAGCCGCAGCAAGAACCTGCGAAACCCGAGCAGGCAAAGCCAGAGCAGGAACCCGCCAAACCCGAGCAAGCTAAGCCAGAACAGGAAAAGCCTGCTTCCGCTGAGACGACCTACACCGTTGTCGCAGGGGATTTGCTCAGCAAAATCGCTCAGAAAACCGGAGTACCGGCTGCTGATATCCAGAAGGCAAACCCGAAGGTTCAGTGGAATAAAATCCGTCCGGGTGATGTTCTTAAGATTCCTGCGAAGTAA
- a CDS encoding ABC transporter ATP-binding protein: MSAGSTEKVIEMIDVEKSFGTRHILRGVSLNVRRGEVMVLLGGSGTGKSVSIRHITGLLKPDKGDVRVFGQSILHGPRRTLERTRSRMGVLFQSGALINWLSVYDNVALPLREHRLASEEEIERIVREKLEWLGLLPAMHLLPSNISGGMKKRVGIARALTTNPEILMYDEPTSGLDPVMSQVINELVRRLQKELGVTQLVVTHDMNSAYYIADRITFLYQGRVEFVGTPEELRNSENQLVQQFIHGRTEGPLEIDAGDPTRKRRR; the protein is encoded by the coding sequence ATGTCAGCAGGATCGACAGAAAAGGTCATTGAAATGATAGACGTCGAAAAATCGTTCGGGACGCGGCACATCCTGCGCGGTGTCAGCCTGAACGTGCGTCGCGGCGAGGTCATGGTGCTGCTCGGCGGATCGGGTACCGGCAAATCGGTGAGCATTCGGCATATTACCGGACTTCTCAAGCCCGATAAAGGCGACGTACGCGTTTTCGGACAGTCTATTCTTCACGGACCGCGCCGCACGCTTGAAAGGACTCGTTCGCGTATGGGAGTGCTCTTCCAGAGCGGAGCGTTGATCAACTGGTTAAGCGTTTACGATAACGTCGCCCTGCCGCTACGAGAGCATCGCCTTGCATCAGAAGAAGAGATCGAACGCATCGTACGTGAAAAGCTCGAATGGCTCGGGCTTCTTCCTGCCATGCATCTACTTCCGTCGAACATCTCCGGTGGTATGAAGAAGCGTGTCGGTATCGCAAGAGCTCTGACAACGAATCCCGAAATCCTGATGTACGACGAGCCGACGTCGGGCCTTGATCCCGTCATGAGCCAGGTCATCAACGAACTCGTGCGCCGCTTGCAGAAAGAGCTCGGAGTAACACAGCTTGTCGTAACGCACGATATGAACTCCGCCTATTATATCGCTGATCGTATTACGTTCCTCTATCAGGGCCGCGTTGAATTCGTCGGAACGCCCGAAGAGCTTCGGAATTCAGAGAATCAGCTCGTGCAGCAATTCATTCACGGACGTACGGAAGGACCGCTTGAAATCGACGCAGGCGATCCGACGCGAAAAAGACGTCGTTAA
- a CDS encoding AAA family ATPase, with translation MKSTQAIRREKDVVNRAAMERQRLLDFLKNPASYKHGPQSVRIIETHISIVALATPSVYKFRKPVNFGWVDFSTLEKRKDDCNREIELNSRLCPEIYMTDSAVPLFEKDGRLNFEEGEIVEYCVAMHEIDSDRFLGNRMLDGGHIDDADFPLTQLVDRLAPFYKEASSLHFDPDTYYQNVRQPMLENLPPYQSYPIEVAVEMLDLLRYFFETSLEKHRRLLMQRMQDGCVGDFHGDLHLQHIVLPSQEHPSLCIFDCIEFNDAFRQIDRAADIAFLCMDLDYRGYRKQSEAFCKAVADALNDNGLIALQPLLRAYRACVRAKVNVLTSTNEELSPEERSACVNTARRYVNLALRYALAGTEKKAIAVVGKVGSGKSAFARFAASCLGVEAQSSDRIRKELSGLPVLQPTPDVMKPLVYDEATSEKTYNTMMELALHDAQTKGIAILDATFSSTQRRAEAIRRFSAGGIELLFVEVSAPDRVRRERLERRRFRPNQSDARTEDLSFLDAKYSAPDELPSNRIVRIDSSKGTKEETGVAAMKQLMDLLF, from the coding sequence TTGAAATCGACGCAGGCGATCCGACGCGAAAAAGACGTCGTTAACAGGGCCGCTATGGAAAGACAGAGATTGCTCGACTTCTTGAAGAATCCCGCTTCTTATAAACACGGACCGCAATCGGTTCGCATCATCGAAACGCATATATCAATCGTCGCCCTTGCAACGCCGTCTGTCTATAAATTTCGCAAGCCGGTTAATTTCGGATGGGTGGATTTCTCCACCCTGGAAAAACGCAAAGATGATTGTAACCGGGAGATTGAGCTGAACAGTCGTCTGTGCCCCGAAATATACATGACCGACTCTGCCGTGCCGCTCTTTGAAAAAGATGGTCGCCTTAATTTTGAAGAAGGAGAGATCGTCGAGTATTGCGTGGCCATGCATGAGATCGACTCCGATCGATTTCTCGGGAACCGCATGCTCGATGGCGGTCACATCGACGATGCCGATTTCCCTCTGACTCAGCTTGTTGATCGACTCGCTCCTTTCTATAAAGAAGCGTCATCGCTTCATTTCGATCCCGATACCTACTATCAGAATGTACGCCAGCCGATGCTGGAAAATTTGCCGCCGTATCAGAGCTATCCGATTGAGGTGGCGGTTGAAATGCTCGATCTGTTGCGATATTTCTTCGAAACGTCGCTGGAGAAGCATCGCCGTTTATTGATGCAGCGCATGCAGGACGGTTGTGTCGGCGATTTTCACGGCGACCTGCATCTGCAGCATATCGTTCTACCTTCACAGGAGCATCCGTCTCTCTGCATATTCGACTGCATCGAATTCAACGACGCCTTCAGGCAGATCGATCGTGCCGCCGATATCGCCTTCCTGTGCATGGATCTCGATTACCGGGGATACCGAAAGCAATCCGAGGCATTTTGCAAGGCCGTTGCCGATGCCCTTAATGATAATGGCCTGATCGCTCTACAGCCGCTTCTGCGTGCTTACAGGGCCTGCGTGCGTGCGAAAGTGAACGTGCTTACATCGACTAACGAAGAGCTTTCGCCTGAAGAAAGATCTGCTTGCGTTAACACGGCTCGCCGTTACGTGAATCTTGCGCTGCGGTATGCCCTGGCCGGCACAGAAAAGAAGGCCATCGCCGTCGTCGGCAAGGTCGGCAGCGGCAAATCGGCCTTTGCGAGATTTGCCGCCTCCTGTCTTGGCGTGGAAGCGCAGTCCTCGGATCGTATTCGTAAAGAGTTATCCGGCCTGCCGGTGCTTCAACCCACTCCCGACGTGATGAAGCCGCTCGTCTATGATGAGGCGACCAGCGAAAAGACCTACAATACGATGATGGAACTGGCTCTGCATGACGCTCAAACGAAGGGTATCGCCATACTCGATGCCACCTTCTCGTCGACGCAACGTCGCGCAGAAGCGATCCGACGTTTTTCAGCTGGTGGCATAGAGCTTCTCTTCGTCGAGGTTTCGGCGCCGGATCGCGTCAGGAGGGAGCGCCTGGAGCGTCGACGCTTTCGTCCGAATCAGAGCGATGCGCGGACCGAGGATCTGTCTTTCCTTGACGCGAAGTATTCGGCGCCCGACGAGCTGCCGTCGAACCGCATCGTGCGCATCGACTCGTCTAAAGGCACGAAAGAAGAGACGGGAGTCGCCGCCATGAAGCAGCTCATGGACTTACTGTTTTGA
- a CDS encoding MlaD family protein has product MRENWKEAAFGMFFWVAMILLFVQTIVLPAEKDRLARIYMPVILKSAQGLREGSRVTVLGVDKGTVLHLTYLPVDRIGRIITEEDIGSGRQQGQKVLAILHMNDPVELRPDYRISTRYTTVISDKVVDIHPGNGPVADIMPVSYLSPNEVFYLMKHGRISLAGKTIPEAQNYDDPLTAVADVLAENRIALRHVIRNTREITDKINNGHGTIAALINDDRLMLGLEETLLETDGLVRDGRDLYESLRESRASIDLMEGYLIPVISVAAGAP; this is encoded by the coding sequence ATGCGAGAGAACTGGAAAGAAGCGGCGTTTGGTATGTTTTTCTGGGTGGCGATGATCCTGCTTTTCGTGCAGACGATCGTTCTTCCTGCCGAGAAGGATCGTCTTGCGCGCATCTACATGCCGGTCATTCTCAAAAGCGCTCAGGGGCTTCGCGAAGGCAGCCGGGTAACGGTGCTTGGCGTTGATAAAGGGACTGTTCTTCATCTAACCTATTTACCCGTCGATCGTATCGGACGCATCATCACCGAAGAAGATATTGGGAGCGGCAGACAACAGGGGCAGAAGGTGCTGGCCATTCTTCATATGAATGATCCCGTCGAGCTGCGGCCTGATTATCGCATAAGCACACGTTATACGACCGTCATTTCAGATAAGGTCGTCGATATACATCCGGGCAATGGACCGGTCGCCGATATCATGCCAGTCAGCTATCTAAGCCCGAACGAGGTGTTTTATCTGATGAAGCACGGGCGCATCTCGCTCGCCGGGAAAACGATTCCCGAGGCCCAGAATTATGATGATCCTCTGACGGCCGTCGCCGACGTACTGGCCGAGAACAGGATTGCTCTGCGTCATGTCATCCGTAATACGAGAGAGATCACCGACAAGATCAACAACGGACACGGGACGATTGCAGCTCTGATCAACGACGACAGACTGATGCTGGGGCTTGAAGAGACCCTGCTTGAAACCGACGGTCTCGTTCGTGACGGTCGCGACCTCTATGAGAGCCTGCGCGAGAGTCGCGCCTCTATTGATCTGATGGAGGGATATCTTATTCCGGTCATATCAGTCGCTGCAGGAGCTCCTTGA
- a CDS encoding aldose 1-epimerase, with product MITLQTNRSRALLQPETGTVLSFRVDGREWLWCDESPDIYRSSRSLGGIPLLFPWANRLQSWHTITSSGAHEIPMEARRRIWTDGNGLPLHGTMLKRAWQPFEMQRAERADTLHGRRPGNGSDQAILCFQPDDLDLRVFPLEYHLQLEVTLSETASATTLEVALIIENGERPLPLAAGFHPYFRLDALCHSTDELRLELPLAAHIETDERLIPTGQLVDAEQFWPGKPRRWRALDDGFLLVNEPEHFLALKGPVGSLRLRWGLEFPVAVLYAPGPDFICIEPMTAPTNGWHRAHVGGWKLRWLEPGEQCRLGFALEVSERPRA from the coding sequence ATGATTACGCTTCAAACAAATCGCAGCCGGGCGTTGCTACAGCCAGAGACGGGAACCGTCCTCTCGTTTCGGGTCGATGGCCGCGAATGGCTGTGGTGCGATGAGTCGCCTGATATCTACCGTAGCAGCCGGTCTCTTGGAGGCATTCCGCTTCTTTTCCCCTGGGCGAACCGCCTGCAGTCCTGGCATACGATAACATCATCAGGCGCGCATGAGATACCGATGGAGGCGCGACGTCGTATCTGGACGGACGGCAACGGACTGCCTCTGCATGGCACCATGCTGAAGCGCGCCTGGCAGCCTTTTGAGATGCAGCGCGCAGAACGCGCCGATACGCTGCATGGGCGTCGACCCGGCAATGGATCGGATCAGGCAATCCTGTGCTTTCAGCCCGACGACCTGGATCTACGGGTTTTTCCGCTGGAATACCATCTACAGCTGGAGGTGACGCTCAGCGAAACGGCATCTGCCACGACGCTTGAAGTCGCTCTCATTATTGAAAACGGTGAGCGGCCGCTTCCGCTGGCGGCCGGCTTTCATCCGTATTTCAGGCTGGATGCGCTCTGTCATTCTACGGATGAATTGCGCCTTGAGCTTCCTCTTGCAGCTCATATAGAAACCGATGAGCGGCTGATCCCGACAGGGCAGCTTGTCGATGCAGAGCAGTTCTGGCCCGGAAAGCCTCGTCGCTGGCGTGCGCTGGATGATGGCTTTTTGCTGGTCAACGAACCGGAGCATTTTCTCGCTCTTAAGGGGCCGGTCGGTTCGCTTCGCCTGCGCTGGGGATTGGAGTTTCCTGTGGCCGTTCTCTACGCGCCCGGGCCTGACTTTATCTGTATCGAACCGATGACGGCGCCGACGAACGGCTGGCACCGGGCACACGTCGGAGGGTGGAAGCTGCGCTGGCTTGAACCCGGGGAGCAGTGTCGCCTGGGCTTTGCTCTTGAGGTTTCTGAACGCCCTCGGGCATAG
- a CDS encoding acyltransferase family protein: MTVREYLNSVFIRSPGEIPALTGFRGVAIFMLYYVHLFRNYEAQIIEKNFFLSTFLHNGSASIDMFFVLSGFLIAGPLLKELRKSGTINLKAFYIKRSLRIFPPYYIFLALQFFLIIPFFARGGGEFGEMLMSTRWRIVFDLTYISNYYPGTLFHGWSLSLEEQFYMIFPLFLMLVFHRIPERFQLPSLWVLVLLPMAYRLYILPAIAAQPHPSGPYQAWIYFPFHGHIDSVIIGIITAYIYQFRRHWVDYVYDRPALKSALLGASVILFFAYSIFVFEYLPTIEGMVVRFPVFSILSALIMILSIPEGGWVNRVLSWKWFIPAAKLSYCAYIIHIVVMIPLSRKIFGGGELHYYHIFLWFIPIGLVIFFFAYLFHLVAERPFMIWKDRYTDMLKARRAAA; the protein is encoded by the coding sequence ATGACCGTTCGCGAATACTTGAACTCCGTCTTTATACGCTCGCCGGGCGAGATTCCGGCGTTGACCGGCTTTCGCGGCGTGGCGATCTTTATGCTCTATTATGTGCATCTGTTTCGCAATTATGAGGCGCAGATTATCGAGAAGAACTTTTTCCTCAGCACTTTCCTGCATAACGGTTCGGCCTCTATCGACATGTTTTTCGTTCTGAGCGGCTTTCTCATTGCCGGTCCGCTTTTAAAAGAGCTGCGTAAATCGGGAACGATCAACCTGAAGGCCTTCTATATAAAAAGGTCTTTACGTATATTTCCGCCCTATTACATCTTTCTTGCGCTTCAGTTCTTCCTGATCATTCCCTTTTTCGCCAGAGGCGGAGGGGAGTTCGGCGAGATGCTCATGTCGACTCGCTGGCGAATCGTTTTCGACCTTACCTATATCAGCAACTACTATCCAGGAACTCTGTTTCACGGCTGGTCCCTTTCCCTCGAAGAACAGTTTTACATGATCTTCCCGCTCTTCCTGATGCTCGTATTCCACCGCATTCCAGAGCGTTTCCAGCTTCCGTCACTCTGGGTGCTTGTACTGTTGCCGATGGCTTACAGATTGTACATTCTGCCTGCCATAGCGGCGCAACCGCACCCTTCCGGTCCGTATCAGGCCTGGATCTATTTTCCATTTCACGGGCACATCGACTCCGTCATCATCGGAATCATCACAGCTTACATTTATCAATTCCGCAGGCACTGGGTTGACTATGTCTACGACAGACCGGCTCTGAAGTCCGCATTGCTGGGTGCGTCCGTCATCCTCTTTTTTGCCTACTCGATCTTCGTTTTCGAGTATCTGCCGACAATTGAAGGCATGGTCGTTCGGTTTCCGGTGTTCTCGATTCTTTCGGCCTTAATTATGATCCTTTCCATTCCCGAAGGCGGATGGGTGAACCGTGTCCTTTCATGGAAATGGTTTATTCCCGCGGCCAAACTCTCTTACTGCGCCTATATCATTCATATCGTAGTGATGATCCCGCTCTCTCGTAAGATCTTTGGCGGCGGCGAGCTTCACTACTACCACATCTTCCTCTGGTTCATTCCAATCGGGCTGGTGATCTTCTTCTTCGCCTATCTCTTCCATCTTGTAGCCGAACGACCGTTTATGATCTGGAAGGATCGGTATACCGATATGTTGAAGGCCCGTAGAGCGGCTGCTTGA
- a CDS encoding SDR family NAD(P)-dependent oxidoreductase — MKDAFSFQDRVILITGASRGIGRAMAEGFRDAGAIVYGTGTREDSIAWMQDNGVNGRLLDVASHDQAAPLIKEIVERHGRLHCLINNAGISSTTPASHYKEEEMQQMLETNFKGAMRLCQAYYKAQRRHGGVIINVSSVMGIVATVLASVYCGTKGALIQLTKALAVEWAGAGFRVNALCPGFIETDMTSHIQSREGLMGRMIDTIPLKRIGRPEDLVGPAMLLASDASAYMTGQCIVVDGGMTAM, encoded by the coding sequence ATGAAAGATGCGTTCTCTTTTCAGGATCGCGTGATCCTCATTACCGGCGCCAGCCGCGGTATCGGACGGGCCATGGCCGAAGGCTTTCGTGATGCAGGCGCCATCGTCTATGGAACGGGCACCCGCGAAGACTCCATCGCATGGATGCAGGACAACGGCGTAAACGGTCGGCTGCTTGACGTTGCCTCGCATGATCAGGCCGCTCCTCTTATCAAGGAAATCGTCGAGAGACATGGGCGACTGCACTGCCTCATCAACAATGCCGGTATTTCTTCGACGACTCCGGCATCTCATTATAAAGAGGAAGAGATGCAACAGATGCTCGAAACGAATTTCAAAGGAGCGATGCGTCTCTGCCAGGCCTACTACAAGGCACAGCGTCGACATGGCGGGGTGATCATCAACGTATCGTCGGTCATGGGCATCGTTGCTACCGTTCTTGCCTCGGTCTACTGCGGAACGAAGGGCGCTCTGATACAGCTTACAAAGGCGCTTGCCGTTGAATGGGCCGGAGCCGGCTTTCGCGTCAATGCGCTCTGCCCGGGATTTATCGAGACCGACATGACGTCGCATATTCAGTCGCGCGAAGGTCTGATGGGCCGCATGATCGATACCATCCCGCTCAAGCGTATCGGACGCCCCGAAGATCTGGTCGGTCCGGCGATGTTGCTTGCCTCTGATGCCTCGGCCTACATGACCGGGCAGTGTATCGTTGTCGATGGCGGCATGACGGCCATGTAG
- a CDS encoding cytochrome c maturation protein CcmE → MNRKLALTLVLILAGLGGLYLFSGSLIQESVVIADADMIASDPQRYQDRELRVRGFVKPGSIVRTANQASFVIEHNGKELPVFFTGRTQLPDTFADAAPVRADGHLENGQLVSTRVEAKCASKYDAEYAEGKAHPASISLEYNDYKKNKSP, encoded by the coding sequence GTGAATCGGAAGCTTGCTCTGACCCTGGTCCTCATCCTTGCCGGACTCGGCGGTCTTTACCTCTTCTCGGGCTCGCTCATTCAGGAATCCGTCGTCATCGCCGATGCCGACATGATTGCGAGCGATCCGCAACGTTATCAGGACCGTGAGCTTCGTGTTCGCGGTTTTGTGAAGCCCGGCTCCATCGTTCGCACGGCCAACCAGGCCAGCTTTGTCATCGAACATAACGGCAAAGAGCTGCCTGTCTTCTTTACCGGTCGCACTCAGCTGCCCGATACGTTCGCCGATGCCGCTCCCGTGCGCGCCGACGGACATCTGGAGAACGGCCAGCTTGTATCGACCCGCGTCGAGGCGAAGTGCGCCTCAAAATACGATGCCGAATATGCCGAAGGCAAGGCGCATCCGGCGTCTATTTCTCTTGAGTATAACGACTACAAAAAAAATAAAAGCCCCTGA